DNA from Thermomicrobiales bacterium:
GCCGATGAAAAAGAAGAGCGCAAGGATCAGATAGGGATAGCTGGTCAAGACATGCTTGACGGTCTGCCACACGCCGGAACGCGTTTGCTCGACCACTGGCGCCGCGGTCGATGCACTCGCTTGGGCTACGCTGGTTTCACCCATTACGTCTTTACTCCTGGGGTCGTTCTCGTCTCGGCGAGCGCGCACTGGGCGAGCACGATGCCGGCGGGCGTGGATCTCGTGGTTGCGACGCCGCGCGGTTGCGGAGAACCCGGCGAAGCGTTCTGCTCCGCCGGGTTCCCATGTGCAATCGTCTAGAGCTGCGGATCGTTGCCCGTCTGCGCCTTGTACTCGGCTGCGACGGCGTCCAGTGCCTCCTGGCCGGCGGTGCGGGCATCAGCCGTCTCACCGGAGAGGTACTTGTGCCACAGCGGGCGAGCAACGTCGAACTGCTTGATGGACAGCAGCGACGGCGCGATCGCGCGGGCATCGGCGAGCGCGTCGCGGATGTCGAAGACCCACGGATTGCTCGAAATGAACTCCGGAGTCTCGGCCTCCCAGTTCGCCCAGGTCGACTGCGTGACCGGCATCTGACCGACCGGGGTGGTGCCTTCGTCCGGGTTGCCCTGCACGGAGTTTTCCCAGATGGCCTGATCCTGCTGAATGGCCTGAATGAACTCGACCATCTTCGCCTTGTTGGCGCCGTACTTGAAGAGCACCGCGCCGGTGTCCCAGAAGACGGTGCCGCCCACGCCGGCTTCGGTCTTCGGCAGACGGGCCAGGGTCAGCTTGGACGGGTCAGCCAGGTTGCGGAGTAGGTCAACGGGGCATTCTGGTACTTGAAGTAGTACCCAGCTTGCTCCGAGGCCCAGGTGGCCTGGTCGACGAGAACGGTGTTGTCCACACCGGCAGCGGCCAGAATGTCCGCGCTGGTCCACTCCATCATTCGCTTCATGATTTCGAGCGCCTCTACCGCAGCATCGCTGTTGTAAGGAAGAGACCGTCCGGGAATAGACATCGGTGCTGATCGAGTGGGTGACCGGGATCAGCGAGCGCCAGTCACGGTTGTCGAACGTGAGGCCGTACGGCGCGGCGCCGCTTTCCTGCACCTTCTGGGCGTTGGCGATGAACTCGTCCCACGTGGCCGGAGCAACGGTCGGATCGATGCCGGCCTTCTCCAGAACGGCGCCGTTGGACGCCTGCACGCAGATGTCGAGCAGAAGCGGCCAAACGTACCAGCTGCCGTCGACCGAGCCTTCCTCGAGGGTGGCCGGGAAGAGGTCTGCCTTGATCTCATCGGTCACATAGGCATCCCACGGCTCGATGGTGCCAGTGGCAACCAGCTGCAGCATCTCCAGGAACGGGGTCACACCACCGTACATGTCCCAGGTGCTGGACTGGTCGTTGGCTTCGGCGATGAACCGGTCGTTGCCGAAGTTTTCGGTCGGCGCGACTTCGACCGCGACACCCTGCGCATCACCCACGGCATAGATGCCGGGATGCAGATTGAGCTCCCAGTCGTAGAACGTGGCAACGGGCTTTCCTTCTTCCGCGGCGAGGGTGCCACGAATGGTCTCCTGCGCCAGCGCTGCCAAAACCGGGGCGCTAATTCCGAGCGCCGCGCCTCAGATCAGAACGTCACGCCGGCTGATCTTGCCAGTGAGCGCGTCCTGCCAGAGTCGCTGCGTTGGGGTCTTTTCCACCATGCTTACGATCCTCCTGTGCCGTCAGGTAACGGTCCAGTTTGTGGGTCACGCACCAGTTGCGCAACTCAGCTGTTTGGGCGCTGGGATTGTAAGAACGTAAGAAAGGCAATGTCAAGATGACCAAACTGAGAAAATGCTGAGGTTTTTGGTCCGATGGCACAGATCGTCATGGAAATGAGTTTCGCGTGACCGCCGATTGGACTTCTTCGGTAGCATTCCTGTCAGGTGGCGGCGCGACCTCGTGCGCGCCGATTCGAGGCGAACTATCGCAAAGGAGCGAATTCGATGACAGACGACGCAACGCTGAAGCGAGTCCTGGTTCCGATCGATACGTCGGAGGTGGCCGAACGAGCCATCCCCTGGGCGAAAGCGGTTGCCGGATCAACAAGCGAGGTGATTCTGTTGGTGGTCGTGCCGGTGGCAACCGCCGTGCGCTCGATCGGTGGGCAGATCATTGGCAGCGCGGAGACGATCCAGACTGGCTACCAACAAATGGCCGAATCGCAGTTGGCGGCCGCAATCGAGAAATGGTTCTCGCCGGGCGATGCGGTACGCACCGCCGTTGCCAAGGGCGATCCGGGCGAGCAGATCCTGGCGGTCGCTGAAGCGGAAGATGCTGATCTCATCGTCATGTCGAGCCACGGTCGAGGAGCGATTGGCCGGTTCGTGAGCGGCTCGGTCGCTGACCGGGTCGTGCGGCACGCGGCTGTGCCAGTGATGGTAGTCGGTCCGGAAGGCGATCTGAGTGAGAATGCAACGATCGACCGAATCGTAGCTCCAGTCGACAATTCGGAACTCTCACTCGCGTCGCTCCCGACAGCAGCGCAGCTCGCCGCGGCAACGAACGTGCCCGTGTTCGTCATTCACGTCGTGACACCAGCGGACGACTATCTCGTGACGTTCCCGGCCACCGCCGGCACGATCCCGCCGTCTGCGGTCGACGCGAGCCTGTCGCAGCAGATCGAAATGGGTCACTCACTGGTGGAAACCGCCATCGCACGGCTGAAGGATCGCGGGGTCGGCGCGCAAGGGACCGTCTTCACCGGAAGCCCCGGCAGCGCCATTGTCTCCCAGTTGAAACAGGGCGACGTGGTGGTCCTCTCCAGTCATCAGCGGGAGGGCCTGGCCAGATGGGTGCTGGGGAGCACCTCGATGAAGCTCATACGAAACGGCGAGGCGCCAGTCGTGATCGTCACCCGCGAGTCGATCGAACGGTCACGCGGGGACTGAGAAGCTGGCAACGAGCATGCCGTAGTACGTGGGAGCCTCGTAGCTGAGAAGCTCGGCTTCGAGCGGAACACGTTCGAGAACTCCTTCGAGGATCAGCGTCTGCCAAAGACCGTCGATGGCCGCGGTGGCGGCCAGCACATCGCTGATGCGCCCGATTTCGGCAATTGCGTTTCGGCGAACCGCGTCGACAACCAGTTGATCGACTGTCTCGGCAGAAGGATGGTAGCCGTAGGGACCGTCGGGAGTATGCGTGTGCGCCCAATCGCACGACGCAATGAAGGCGATGCGGCGGCCGTCGGCACTGGCGGCGTCGGCAATCGCGCGCCCCATGGAAACGAGCGACTCTCGCGGCATGAATCGTGAAGGAGAAACGATCACAACTGGCGGCCCGGCATTGACGTCGGGAATCGGGGCAAGCACGTTGCCCGAGCCGGGCTCATTCTGGTCGTGTCCCAGAAACCAGAGCGGCACGAGCACGCCCCAATCGAGCGGCAGGACAGATTGATCGCGCCGGTTGCCGGCGAACCCGACCATCGCCACCGGAATTCCCGCGGCGCGCGCAGCGCCTGCGATGGCGTCGGTGAGCGCGAGATCGATGGGGACATGCATCTCAACCGTGCGCTCTTTCCATGAAAGCGTTCCGGCCGTGCTGCCGGTGTTCGCGAGCGCGACCTGTCCATCCACCCGTACACCGTGCGGTCCGGCAATCACGATCGCCTCGACGCCAGCAGCGCTGGCCCGCTGGCCCAACTCGATCAGAGCGGCACGTGTGGCAAGCGCGCCTTCCGCGTCGTCGCTGAGCGCAGGAACAACAGGGAATCCATGCGGTGCAATACCCGCGAAAACGATACCCATGCGTCACTCCTCGAACGAACCACAGGATCAACAGAATTCGATGACCGCGTATACAGCCCACGCCTTCGCAGTGTAGAGTGAAATCCGCGAAGAGTGCGCCATCCAGAAGGGATCGATATGATCAGCCTCAAGGAAGCTCGCGAGCAGAAGAACTGGACCGTCGATGATTTGGCGGCCGCCTCCCTGGTATCGGCGGAAACAATCGCCTCCATCGAGGACGGGTCCGCGCGAGCATCGGTTGTTACTGGGCTCAAACTCTCGAAGGCGCTGGGGAAAGCGACAACCGAGATCATCGAGCTCGCGCCGCAGATGACGGGCGTGCTGGGAGGGGGCGCCGACCCGCTGCTCGGTCCGCGGGTCGGCCCTCGGTAGATCGTTACGCGATCGCAGAACACAGCGGTTCCATTTCGCGCTCGTCCCGGCGTCAGGTCATGACGACGGGGTCATTGCCCATGCGTCGGTGTTTCGCTCGTCCCCTTCGTCGAACGTCTCATCCACATAGAACTCGGCGTCTTCGCCAGAATCATCCGTCTGGTTTGCCGGTCTCAGGTGCTCCGGGTTCCGACGGCTTGGGGTTCCGTACGTGTCGGCTCCACGCAGATCGGCCATCGTCTTTTCCAGCTGCCGCTTGATATCGTCACAGGCCAGCTTGACCGCATGGTCTGCCGTGCGCGATGTCTCGGAGGAACGTAGCACGGTATCGCGCACGCCCAACACCACGCGCATCGACGCGTCGACCGACGCGGGTTGCTTGGATGGCGAGATCGTGACATCGATTGAGGGATTGGTGAAGCTTGCCAGCCGCTTGGCGATGCCCTCCAGCGAGCGGTCGATCCGCTTCTGCTCGACGTCGCTGAGCGCACCGGCGCGATTGACGATGGTTGGCGTCACTGCCATCGAAATGCTCCTTTCGACTACACCGGAATGATGAGCGCGTCCAATTCCCGGGGATAGAACGTCAACCGCTCGGCGCCATAGGAACGGATGACGACCGTGTCGGAATGACGGAATCCCGCAAGACCTGGCACGTAAATACCTGGCTCGACCGAAAGCACCATGTTCTCTTCGATCACGGTATCCCCGCTGCCCTTGTCGATGAAGGGCCATTCGTGCCCTTCGAGACCGAGTCCGTGGCCAGTGTGGTGCCGTTGCAGATCGGCGATGCCGAGTTCCACGAAAAGCTGGCTCACATCCTTCTCGGCATCGGCGAAGGTCCGCCCGGGCCGGAGGGCATCGAAACCCGCTTGCTGCAACTGCATCATCATGTCGAAATACTTGACGAACTCAGCGTTCGGTTCCCCAATGATCATGGTTCGTTCGAGTTCGGAATTGTAGCCGCCAACATCGGCGCCCGCGCCGGTGACGAGCACGTCGCCCGGCATGAGACCGACCGCGTTGTAGAGCCCGTGCGGCATCGAGGTTGCGCGCCCCGCCGAGAAGCCGGCGCCAGCCGGG
Protein-coding regions in this window:
- a CDS encoding helix-turn-helix transcriptional regulator; this encodes MISLKEAREQKNWTVDDLAAASLVSAETIASIEDGSARASVVTGLKLSKALGKATTEIIELAPQMTGVLGGGADPLLGPRVGPR
- a CDS encoding extracellular solute-binding protein; translated protein: MAALAQETIRGTLAAEEGKPVATFYDWELNLHPGIYAVGDAQGVAVEVAPTENFGNDRFIAEANDQSSTWDMYGGVTPFLEMLQLVATGTIEPWDAYVTDEIKADLFPATLEEGSVDGSWYVWPLLLDICVQASNGAVLEKAGIDPTVAPATWDEFIANAQKVQESGAAPYGLTFDNRDWRSLIPVTHSISTDVYSRTVSSLQQRCCGRGARNHEANDGVDQRGHSGRCRCGQHRSRRPGHLGLGASWVLLQVPECPVDLLRNLADPSKLTLARLPKTEAGVGGTVFWDTGAVLFKYGANKAKMVEFIQAIQQDQAIWENSVQGNPDEGTTPVGQMPVTQSTWANWEAETPEFISSNPWVFDIRDALADARAIAPSLLSIKQFDVARPLWHKYLSGETADARTAGQEALDAVAAEYKAQTGNDPQL
- a CDS encoding universal stress protein, coding for MTDDATLKRVLVPIDTSEVAERAIPWAKAVAGSTSEVILLVVVPVATAVRSIGGQIIGSAETIQTGYQQMAESQLAAAIEKWFSPGDAVRTAVAKGDPGEQILAVAEAEDADLIVMSSHGRGAIGRFVSGSVADRVVRHAAVPVMVVGPEGDLSENATIDRIVAPVDNSELSLASLPTAAQLAAATNVPVFVIHVVTPADDYLVTFPATAGTIPPSAVDASLSQQIEMGHSLVETAIARLKDRGVGAQGTVFTGSPGSAIVSQLKQGDVVVLSSHQREGLARWVLGSTSMKLIRNGEAPVVIVTRESIERSRGD
- a CDS encoding HPF/RaiA family ribosome-associated protein, with translation MAVTPTIVNRAGALSDVEQKRIDRSLEGIAKRLASFTNPSIDVTISPSKQPASVDASMRVVLGVRDTVLRSSETSRTADHAVKLACDDIKRQLEKTMADLRGADTYGTPSRRNPEHLRPANQTDDSGEDAEFYVDETFDEGDERNTDAWAMTPSS
- a CDS encoding aromatic ring-opening dioxygenase subunit LigB yields the protein MGIVFAGIAPHGFPVVPALSDDAEGALATRAALIELGQRASAAGVEAIVIAGPHGVRVDGQVALANTGSTAGTLSWKERTVEMHVPIDLALTDAIAGAARAAGIPVAMVGFAGNRRDQSVLPLDWGVLVPLWFLGHDQNEPGSGNVLAPIPDVNAGPPVVIVSPSRFMPRESLVSMGRAIADAASADGRRIAFIASCDWAHTHTPDGPYGYHPSAETVDQLVVDAVRRNAIAEIGRISDVLAATAAIDGLWQTLILEGVLERVPLEAELLSYEAPTYYGMLVASFSVPA